The Palleronia sp. THAF1 genome contains the following window.
GCAGGTGCGAAACTTACCCGTCGGGACTTTCTGTGACGTAAGTGCCGGGCGCATCGCCCAATGTCTTGCGACCGCCGCCGGGTTTGCGCGCCTTCACCTTGTCCCCGGATCGCCCGGCCAGCCAATCGCCCCAGCGCATCCACCAGGTACCCTCGTGGAAGTCCGCAGCCGTCTGCCAGTCTTCGGGCGTGCCGGACCAATCGCCGTTCACGTAGTGCCCGTACTTCTTCTTCGACGGCGGATTGACGATGCCCGCGATGTGACCAGATTCAGACAGCACGAACGTCTTGTCGTCCGAACCCATCTTCTGAACACCGCGGAACGACGATTTCCAGGCGGCGATGTGATCGGTCTCGCAGGCGACCGCCATCAGAGGCACGGTCACTTCGTCCAGCGTCACCGTCTCTCCGAGGATTGGAAAGCCGTCGGTCGCCAGCTTATCGCCTTGGCACAAGCCCCGCAGATACTCGACCGCCATGTCGCGCGGCAGGTTGGTGCCGTCGCCGTTCCAGTAAAGAAGATCGAAGGCGGGCGGCGCCTCCCCCAGCATGTAGTTGCGCACGGCAGGACGGTAGACGAGATCGTTGGACCGTAGGAAAGAGAACGTCCGGCTCATGTAAAGCGAGTCGAGATACCCGTTGCGCTGCACCTCTTCCTCGATCCCGTCGACGAAATCGTCGTTCAGGAAGACGCCGACCTCACCCTGATCGGAGAAATCGGTAAGCGTGGTAAAGAACGTGGCCGCGTTGACGCTGTCATCGCCGCGTTTCTTCAACAAGGCCAGCGTCATCGACAACGTGGTGCCCGCGATGCAGTAGCCAACGGCGTTCACCTTGTCTTGCTTGATGATCGTCTTGACCTGGCCGATGGCCTCCAGAAAGCCTTCCTCGACATACTGGTCCATGCCGACATCGGCGTATTCGGCGTTCGGGTTCTTCCAGCTGACGACGAACAGGGTGAAGCCCTGATCGACGATCCAGCGGATCAGGCTGTTCTTCTCTTTGAGATCCAGAATGTAGAATTTGTTGATCCAGGGCGGGAAGATGATCAGAGGTGTCGCGTGGACCTGATCGGTCGTGGGCGCGTATTGGATCAGCTCCATCATGCGGTTGCGGAAGACAACCTTGCCCGGCGTGGTCGCGAGGTTCTCGCCCACCTTGAAGGCGTCAGGATCGGCGAGCGTGACGACAAGCTCGCCGTTGTTACGCTCCAGATCGCGCACCAGGTTCTCCAGCCCATCCACAAGGCTTTTGCCTTCGGTCTCGACCGCGCGTGCCAAGGCCTCCGGGTTGGTACCCAGGAAGTTCGTTGGACTCATCATGTCGACGATCTGTTGACTGAAGTGCTGCAGGCGCGACTTGTCCTTGGGGTCAAGACCGTCGATGTCAGAGACGGCCCTGCTGACCAGCTCGGCGTTCATCAGGTACTGCTGCTTCAGGTAATTGAACATCGGATGGGTCTGCCAGACTTCGTTATCGAAGCGACTGTCATCCTTCACCTTTGACTCCGGTGGCGTCAGATCGCCTGCCATCAGCTTCTTCTGCGCCTCGACGTAGTGGCCAAGCGTTTTCCCCCAGTAGTCGATCTGCGTCTGCATGATCTTGGTAGGGTTATCCATCATCTCGCGCATGAAGGCGGTGCCGGCCTTGGCGTAAAGTTCCGGCGAGGGGCCCTGTAGCGATGCGGGCACCTGCTTTTTGCGGGACATGACCGTGGCCAGCCGCTCTGACAATTGCTCCATCCGGGCGAGGTTTTGCGACATCTCTTCCGAATAATCGCCCAGCACATCAGTGCTTTTTTCTTCTGTAGTTGCCATCTTAACTTCCCCTCCCTACGCTGCAGGGCAGAATTTGCGCTGCGCGTGCACAGGAACCTGAAGGGTTCCACCGGTCGTTGTAATACTAGCGGAACGGGGCGTGATGTGTAGCCCGAACGACGTGACGAGGAAGGACGAATTATGCGAGCGATGATGTCTTACGACTGGATGGAGACGATGCGCGTCACCAGCCAATGGATGGGTGCATCGGCGCAGGCCATGGGCTCTTATCCGGTGAACGGTCTCGCGCCGAACCCGTACTTCCAGATGCTGTCCGCTTGGGGCGACGTGACAGAGCGCAGCTTCAGCCGGATGGTCGTCAAGCCCGACTGGGGCATAGAAGCCATCGTCGCCGAGGATGGGCGCGACCATATCGTGACGCCGGAAGTCGATCTGGAACAGGATTTCGGAGACCTCGTGCGTTTTCGCGTTCAGGGTCGCCCAGAGAAGAAACGAAAGATCCTGCTGGCCGCGCCGATGTCAGGCCACTACGCGACACTCCTGCGTTCGACCGTGCAGTCGCTGCTGCCCGACGCCGAAGTGTGGATCACCGACTGGAAGAACGCCCGCGACATTCCCGTCTCGGCCGGAAAGTTTGATGTTGAAGATTACACCAAGTATCTGGTGTCCTTCATGCAGCATCTTGGCCCCGACACCAACCTCGTCGCTGTTTGCCAGCCTGTTCCGCTTGCGCTGGTCGCGACCGGATGGCTTGCGCAGAACGATCCTGACAGCCAGCCCGCATCGCTTACCCTGATCGGCGGCCCGGTCGATCCCGACGCCGCCGCGACCGATGTGACGGACTTCGGCCGCCGCGTGACGATGGGTCAGCTGGAACGCGCCGTTATTCAGCGCGTCGGGTTCAAGTACGCCGGTGCAGGACGGATGGTTTATCCGGGATTGCTGCAGTTGGCGTCCTTCATTTCGATGAACGCCGAGACCCACGCAAAGTCTTTCTCGGAACAGATCATGCGTGCCGCCAAGGGCGAAGCGGGCGACCACGACCGTCACAACAAATTCTACGACGAATATCTGGCTGTCATGGACATGACGGCAGAGTTCTATCTTTCGACGGTCGAGCGCATCTTCAAGGATCGTGAGATCGCGCATAACGCATTTCACATCGACGGTACCGCCGTCGACATGACGAAAATCACAAGCGTGCCGACGATGATCGTAGAGGGCGAGAACGATGATATCTCCGCCCCCGGACAATGCATCGCTGCGCTGGACATCTTGACCGAGTTGCCGAAGGACAAGACCCGCGCGCACCTGGAGCCGGGAGCCGGTCATTACGGCATCTTCGCAGGCAAAAGCTGGCGCAACAACATTCGGCCGCTTGTGCTGGAGTTCATCGACCAAGCCGCGCAAGGCGGGTCCGTTGCGACACCTGCGAACGATAAGAAAGCGCCGGGCCGACGCAAGAATCTGAAGACGGGTACGGATGGAGATGGCCCCATGCCCGTTTGAAGCGGGTGAACTCGGGGCAGCAGGCTTCCGAAGCTTCCTTGCGGTCAGTCCATGAAGACGGAACGCACTTGGCGGTTGCCGCCAAGTCGCGCCAACCATTGGCGCAATGTCTCGACTTTCTCCATCTTGCGTGCTTCCTCTACCAAGGCCGCTGCATGCCGTATCAGCTACGGCACATATCTAATCCTCGGTCCGAAGCCGAAAAGGCGAGTGCTTCGAAAGATCAGGGCGCCGACAGGCGCGACATCCAGCCAAGGATCAAGTCCGTCACCGGATCGGTCAGTGCGGGACTTAAGATATCACCCGCAAGCACGTGGTTCGAGGGGTCGACCCCCTCGCCCGCGCCGAATTCGACGAACTCTTTCGCCCCGCCCCACAGCGCCATGCCATTGCGTGTCGCTTCGGGTTTCACGACCGTGTCCGCGCTGGAATAAATGACCAAGGCGGGCTGGTCCGCGCGTCCCAAGTCAGCGCTTTGCAGACGATCCACGCTGGCCTGCATCGGGATCGCCGCGATGGTCGGATAGCGTTCCGTCCAGAACTCGGCCTGCCGTTCGTTATGCGGTTCCCATGACCGGGTCTCTCCCGCCAACACGGGCACCCAGGTTTCGGCGAACGGCCAGGTTAGCAAGAAAGCCGCCGGGTTTTGCGGGGCAAAGTTGGGCGAGATCAGCACAACGGCATCAATGGCTTCCGCGGTGGCAGGATCGCTGGCCGCGATCGCTGTCATCGTCCCACCGGTCGAGGTTCCGATGACCAGCACCCGATCACCAATGCGCTGTGCTATGGCCAGTGCCTCGGCCGTATCGCGCGCCCAAGCGTCGGCGGTTGCTTCGGCCATTGCCGCACTGTCGCGCGCGTGGCCGGTATAGCGGGTATAGAACAGGTTGGCTTGCAGGCCCTCGGCGACGCGTTCGGGCACGGGGCGGATCTCTTCGGAACTGGCCGAAAAGCCGTGCAGATAGACCACCGCCCAATCCGTCGTGCCCCCCGCCTCGCCTGCCCAGACGATCCGCTTTTCGGTGCCCGGCACGATATCGTCGTACGCGGCTTCCTGCTCGGACAGCCAAGCGTTGAGATCATCGCCAAGCGCCACATCTGACGGGGCGGGCATCGCCGACATGGTCGCGCGCGGCCCGAAGACCCACAGCGCGCCGAGCACAAGCGCGATGAAAATCGCCCACCTTACGACACGCATGTCAGCACCTCTTCTATCGCCGTCTCGATCAGCGACAGACACGCAGGGTCAGAAAAGCGATGATCGGCGCCTTTTACCAGCGTCAGCCGCACATCGCCTTTTAGATGATCCAACAGCCGCAGCGCCGTCTCGCGGCTCACGTCGGCATCTTCTGTGCCCTGCAATAGGCGGACCGGGCCAAACGCCGCCACGGGATCGCGCAGCACCAAGTGGTTGCGCCCATCCTCGATCAGGCGGCGCGTGATGATGTAGGGATCGCCATACTCCGACGGCAGCGCCACGCGGCCCTCGGACTTCAAGGTCGCCCGCTGGTCTCCGTCGAAACCAGCCCACATGGAATCTTCGGTGAAATCCGGCGCCGCCGCGATGCCGACCAATCCGGCCACACGCGCCACGCGCCGCTGCACCAGCAGGGATATCCAACCGCCCATGGACGACCCGACAAGCACCACCGGCCCCTCGGTCAGCGTCTCGATCGCGGCCACCGCGTCTTCGGTCCAATCGCCGATGGCGCCATCCTCGAACGCGCCAGAGCTTTCGCCGTGGCCCGAGTAGTCGAACCGCAGGAACGCTTGGCCACGGGCTTTTGCCCACGTCTCTAGATGCACCGCCTTGGTGCCGCCCATATCGGACTTGAACCCGCCCAGAAAGACGATCCACGGCCCCTGCCCCGGCGTCTTGTGGTAGGCGATCCGGCGGCCCTGCTGCGTATCGAGAAACTTCATACCTCAACGTCCCTGCCTTATTCCACTTCGTCAAGCCGCAACGCGACCACCGCCGCCAGCGCCGACATGCCGGCAAACAACGCCAGCGTGACCCAGGCCCCCGCTAGTGACGCCAGCGCGCCGAACACGCCCGAGCCTAGAAGCACTACGCCAATCACTGTATTCGACACCGCCGTGTAGGCCGAGCGTTGGCCGTCAGGCGCCATGTCCACCAAGTAGGTCGACCGCCCTTGCCGGACGCCGTGGTAGGCGATCATTAGGATGAACAGTGTCAGCGGCAGCGCCCACCATGTATCCGCAACGCCCACCGCCGCCAGAAGAAGCGCCAACGCCAGCGCCAACGCGCCCAGCACACCGCAGGCCATCAGCACCTTGCGGGACGAGCGGTCCGCTAAGCGCCCCCAGACGTAGGACGACAGGAACGACGCCGCCGAGGATGCCAGCAAAAGCGCACCCAGCCGATCGAAGGTGCCGCCATTTGCACCCAGCAGGATCAGGTATGGCGGCGCAAGGGCGGTCGCGGTCAGCAGGCCGCGCACCCAGATGAACAGGCGCAATTGCGGATCGTCGCGCAACAACCCCAGTTGCGCCCATGGCGTGCCGTGCGCCTCGCCCGGATCAGCTTCTTCCTGCAGGGTCGAGAAGATCGCCCCCGCCACGACCCATAGAACAGCGGCAAGGCCCAACGCCGCGATCACCAGCCCGAGCCGCTGCCCGCCGCCGATTACCAGAAATAGCGCGAAGGTAATCACGCCGATGCTTGCGGCACTGGCTGCGAACCCCGTCGCCGACCCGCGGCGAGAGGCACCGACGGTCTTGCCCAGCACATCCTTGTAGCTGACCGAACAGACCGACCGCGCCAACGCCAGCACCGCCAGCAGAACACAGATCGCGATACCGGCCGCGTTCCCGTCCAGCGTCAGCGCCGCCAGAACGATCCCCCCGCAGGCCAGCCCCTGCGCCACTGATCCACCGGCCCATGCCCATTTGCGCCGGCCCATCGCCTGTATCCGCGGAGCGGTCAGCAATTGCGGCAACAGCGCCAACGACTCGCGGATCGGCACCAGAAGTCCGACGAACACCGACGCCGCGCCCAGATGAGCGACCAACCACGACAGCACCAGCTTGGGCGACAGCAAGCCGTCCGCAAGCTTCGACATCGAGAGGGCCCCCGCGTGCCGCAGGAACGATCCGGCCTCGTGCGTTGCCGCAGCGTCGCTTAATCCGCCCTGCCCCGACGTATCGTCGGTCAGTGCCTCAAACACCGTTTCCTCGAAACTTGTCTCGCTCATCTCGAACCCTCCAGCGGCGCATCACATAGCGCTCGCGGTGCGATTTGTCTGCCCAAGTTCACTATCCGCACCAACAGGTGACTATATTGACACCTTTATAATATGTGATCTATGGGTCACCTATGGATCAAGTCTTTAAAGCTCTGGCAGACCCGACGCGTCGCGCCCTTCTCGACACGCTGCGCAATCGCGACGGACAAACCCTGACCCAGCTGTGCCGCAGCGCAGAAATGACCCGCTTCGGCGTCATGAAGCACCTGGCACAGCTGGAAGAGGCAGGGCTTGTGATCCCCATAAAGAAGGGTCGCTTCAAGCATCACTATCTGAATGCGGCGCCACTCCAGCAGGCCATCGACC
Protein-coding sequences here:
- a CDS encoding PHA/PHB synthase family protein produces the protein MATTEEKSTDVLGDYSEEMSQNLARMEQLSERLATVMSRKKQVPASLQGPSPELYAKAGTAFMREMMDNPTKIMQTQIDYWGKTLGHYVEAQKKLMAGDLTPPESKVKDDSRFDNEVWQTHPMFNYLKQQYLMNAELVSRAVSDIDGLDPKDKSRLQHFSQQIVDMMSPTNFLGTNPEALARAVETEGKSLVDGLENLVRDLERNNGELVVTLADPDAFKVGENLATTPGKVVFRNRMMELIQYAPTTDQVHATPLIIFPPWINKFYILDLKEKNSLIRWIVDQGFTLFVVSWKNPNAEYADVGMDQYVEEGFLEAIGQVKTIIKQDKVNAVGYCIAGTTLSMTLALLKKRGDDSVNAATFFTTLTDFSDQGEVGVFLNDDFVDGIEEEVQRNGYLDSLYMSRTFSFLRSNDLVYRPAVRNYMLGEAPPAFDLLYWNGDGTNLPRDMAVEYLRGLCQGDKLATDGFPILGETVTLDEVTVPLMAVACETDHIAAWKSSFRGVQKMGSDDKTFVLSESGHIAGIVNPPSKKKYGHYVNGDWSGTPEDWQTAADFHEGTWWMRWGDWLAGRSGDKVKARKPGGGRKTLGDAPGTYVTESPDG
- the phaZ gene encoding polyhydroxyalkanoate depolymerase, producing the protein MRAMMSYDWMETMRVTSQWMGASAQAMGSYPVNGLAPNPYFQMLSAWGDVTERSFSRMVVKPDWGIEAIVAEDGRDHIVTPEVDLEQDFGDLVRFRVQGRPEKKRKILLAAPMSGHYATLLRSTVQSLLPDAEVWITDWKNARDIPVSAGKFDVEDYTKYLVSFMQHLGPDTNLVAVCQPVPLALVATGWLAQNDPDSQPASLTLIGGPVDPDAAATDVTDFGRRVTMGQLERAVIQRVGFKYAGAGRMVYPGLLQLASFISMNAETHAKSFSEQIMRAAKGEAGDHDRHNKFYDEYLAVMDMTAEFYLSTVERIFKDREIAHNAFHIDGTAVDMTKITSVPTMIVEGENDDISAPGQCIAALDILTELPKDKTRAHLEPGAGHYGIFAGKSWRNNIRPLVLEFIDQAAQGGSVATPANDKKAPGRRKNLKTGTDGDGPMPV
- a CDS encoding alpha/beta hydrolase, with amino-acid sequence MRVVRWAIFIALVLGALWVFGPRATMSAMPAPSDVALGDDLNAWLSEQEAAYDDIVPGTEKRIVWAGEAGGTTDWAVVYLHGFSASSEEIRPVPERVAEGLQANLFYTRYTGHARDSAAMAEATADAWARDTAEALAIAQRIGDRVLVIGTSTGGTMTAIAASDPATAEAIDAVVLISPNFAPQNPAAFLLTWPFAETWVPVLAGETRSWEPHNERQAEFWTERYPTIAAIPMQASVDRLQSADLGRADQPALVIYSSADTVVKPEATRNGMALWGGAKEFVEFGAGEGVDPSNHVLAGDILSPALTDPVTDLILGWMSRLSAP
- a CDS encoding alpha/beta hydrolase translates to MKFLDTQQGRRIAYHKTPGQGPWIVFLGGFKSDMGGTKAVHLETWAKARGQAFLRFDYSGHGESSGAFEDGAIGDWTEDAVAAIETLTEGPVVLVGSSMGGWISLLVQRRVARVAGLVGIAAAPDFTEDSMWAGFDGDQRATLKSEGRVALPSEYGDPYIITRRLIEDGRNHLVLRDPVAAFGPVRLLQGTEDADVSRETALRLLDHLKGDVRLTLVKGADHRFSDPACLSLIETAIEEVLTCVS
- a CDS encoding MFS transporter; this encodes MSETSFEETVFEALTDDTSGQGGLSDAAATHEAGSFLRHAGALSMSKLADGLLSPKLVLSWLVAHLGAASVFVGLLVPIRESLALLPQLLTAPRIQAMGRRKWAWAGGSVAQGLACGGIVLAALTLDGNAAGIAICVLLAVLALARSVCSVSYKDVLGKTVGASRRGSATGFAASAASIGVITFALFLVIGGGQRLGLVIAALGLAAVLWVVAGAIFSTLQEEADPGEAHGTPWAQLGLLRDDPQLRLFIWVRGLLTATALAPPYLILLGANGGTFDRLGALLLASSAASFLSSYVWGRLADRSSRKVLMACGVLGALALALALLLAAVGVADTWWALPLTLFILMIAYHGVRQGRSTYLVDMAPDGQRSAYTAVSNTVIGVVLLGSGVFGALASLAGAWVTLALFAGMSALAAVVALRLDEVE